The following DNA comes from Papaver somniferum cultivar HN1 unplaced genomic scaffold, ASM357369v1 unplaced-scaffold_99, whole genome shotgun sequence.
GGAGAGATGACGCACCCTTGTAAAATAAACGAAAAAAGTGTACAGAGCTGAGCCGCATTTGTTTCTTCTAGTTTTTTCTTTTGGTTATACAAGCTATTGCTATTGTATATTAGAGCCCTAAACTCTTGTGTCTTTTTTGTTGGTGACAACCATCTCAAAATCAAACATTCAATCAGATTTTCGATAAAATTGTTGTACACGATTGTTCTTGCAATTACTACATATCAAGcagaatttcatttcatttcattgtaTTCACATTGAAAAGCGAAGATTACAAACCCTGACAAACCAAAGCACACGGACACATTACATATGCAAATTAACGAGAGATTTAGAGAGACGAACCACAAAAGGGGCAGAAATTGAACTGAGGATCAACAACACGAGCACAAGAATGACATCGCAAGACATCGGGCAGAGAAGGAGAGGGAGATTCTTGAAGAGGTGGAAAAAAGAGAGAGCAATTAGTACAGTGCATAAGTGGTTCTTTGCCAGGTTTACGCCATACTGGTACAAAGAACAATTTTAGTACTTTCTCGTAGTCTACTAAATCAGCTCTAGATCCACACATGATGCATTTACCGGCTCCGGTCTTTAATACCTGACGAACTTGTTGCTCTAATCCtccaacaaagaagaaaaacatcTTTCCGTTTCtgggagaagattttttttttggtttgatttcgTTTTTGTGGAgtataatttagggttttaaatgaAGAGAAGAATTTGGGTTTTGGGAAAAATAGAATTTGTTGGTTTCTTCTCTCAGTCTAGACTCTAGAGGAAAATAGAAGTTCGTAGTCGGTTCAGTTCGGACTTCGGAGCTTCTGGAATATGGGGGATCTGCTCATTGTGTAGATGTAGATGTGTTGTACACCACATGACCATTTacgctatttttttttcttctttttttgttaacTGACTTGTATCGGAACCTAACCGGATGCGAGTCCGATGTTGTatcgtttgtttttcttttcagatTTTTGATGTCTGATTCGGGATCTGACAGCGGAATAGATGAGTTGGTTGGGAACTCGTTTCAAAAGGTCCTATAATTTTAGAAATTCTTGAGACAGATTTAAATGTGATGAGTCAAATTCAGATAAATTAAATTTAAACGAGTTAGTTGAGTTAGAAATAAACAAACAACCTATTGTAGTTTCTTTTTTTAATGATTAAGTTCTTTTGATTTTGTATCAAACAAGGAAAATGGTTTATATCAAATTGGATTTCTCGATCAAtcgtagcaaaaaaaaaaaaaagatcattttTTGCCAGTTGTATTTCTTATTATTCTAGTTTAGGTCATGGGCTAAATCTAAGAAATGGTGCAGGCACCTACCAAGGAGTAAGTGCAGAAAATATTGATGCATCCGAATCCTGAATAGGGTGGCAACTTTTTGGATGGAAGGAAATTGTAAAAGGTTAATCGGATTTGGTAAGGGGTAAAAAGAGTTATAGACATCGGAGAAATCTAAAGATTGTTAAAGAAACTATGAAACAGACTTTGTaatgccaaaaaaaaaatttgtttcattTTCATTGCAAAAAGGCAAAAGAACGAGCTAACAAATTAcaaaaaaagcaagaaaataattTCCTCAACACTGGGATATAGATgcaattcattttttttatatgttttctttttttatattttttcttttactaaGAAAAGAGATTTCATTTCATAAAAGAAATTAATAGATGTGAGAAGTTGGGTTCAACACCCGATTATTCACCAGTTATATGATTTCTCCGACAATGTTTAGCTATTTTATCAGCGAGAGAGATATAACTGGTTCAATAGAAATTCATAATCATCCGGTTCAATAGAAATTGATAATCATCTAAAATAGGTTGACTAAATCAATACAGttggaaattattattattaaaataagtGATAACATTCTTCGCATCAATGCAAATTCAGAAACTATTAATGATGTTACTCTCCATCTATCTAATTCCTTTAAATATGCAATACATTCTACCTCTTCAGCTGATCTAGTTACTCCCTTGACGAGCTTGCATCCTTTGAAAGGCCCAGCCATATTAGTTAACACAAGACCATATCCCTCAACATCAGTAGTTGTATAATAACTAGCatcaccaaaaataaaaattgaaaatataGTATGTGACGATCGTCATGCAGACCACTTTTATTTGGAGTCTGAATAATTGCATGGGTCAAAACTGGATGATTACtggtgtgatttgtagatagtggtaaaagtggttcgattctcagacttgtgaaggatattaattagacttaaattctaatattaaaatagaaaactcactaaaaattatagcaaactcaatcaaagttgatatcaatattaaaaagaacactgaggctaagattccactattttccaaattcaaagtgatttaatccaatatttatattcatgcaattttttctttcaatttgattctaaactattgcaacaagtagattctcaaaataacaagtgtaaatccgaagcatagaacatcaaaaacctaggtccaagcatgatctatcaaaagaaataacaattgcttaacaagaatcattcaaacaattttcactcaaggcaaaacaatcataaaaataattgcgataaataaataaataagaatataccaatttttgttgcaaaaatagcttcctatatctcctcagcaatggggtttagctcctcatattaaccacttgctcaaaatacatgtttgttgctcaaaagttgattaaaaagaagagaaggtataaaataacgtgtttgtaacagatataattgttatgaaccactgttacaaagtaccctaacacaaaactgttgcgaactctgaataattgttacagaaattgtgacaaagtgattgaattttgaaaggaaaggccacggattctgcgactgtgTTTTACTgctgttctgtgttcttcttcttcctctcgcctgtATCTCCGCAACTTGGTGTTTTTATGCTCTGTTATGTTATAAACTTCCCCCAAAGTGTACATACTCCCTTCTGCGACTCCCTATcctcatatatatatacacggaAGGTCCCGTATAAGGCAAGTGAATtcccaaaaataactcttttcttcGGCAGTAATACTCGGAATTTTCTTCTCTTCCAAATCTTCTTTACGCGGTTTGTGAGTTATAAAACTTCCTAAAACTGAAAGATACGAATCCCAGAGAGTAAATCCTTCATTCACAACACCAAACTTCCACAAATATAACCAATGAAACTTCCACGAATAACCAGTGCCCTGTTTTATCCAAACCGAAGATTGATACCTATTTTTTCGAATCTGTGCCACCTACAATCTCTGTTCTGACTCATCATGTACATCCCAACTCATCTCCACGTAAGAAACCTCTCCAATACTTCACGGAATTTCAGAAAATCCGATAATATTTCCATCTTCTCTGTTCAGCCCTAACTCCACATAATGCCCTATATTTTCGAATTTAGAAGacctaccaaccctgtttagtcgtAACAGTTACCAATCCATTCCTGCGTCAAACACCGAgaaaaactcaacagaatttAATCCAGATCTTCCCAGGAAAATACGCAGCTTGTATACCAGATTCCCGCTAATTTGAAATTCGAACTTGTGAAGAAAtgggggcgccccctatccagagtgggggtgcgaataacagctgtcttgggggtgccccttatccaaaccgggggtccgaatagcaagtgtcctccgggtgcttcccgacaacttttcgagccaattttttccaaaaatgtttattggccaaaaatacctacaaataaataaaacaccataataagtacaaaaatgagccctaacaatatatataatcaaGACAAATCGGACaaaaaaaatgtgtttatcaaatacccccaaacctattatttgctagtcctcgagcaaaaataaaatagaaataaaatcctaactcactgtcgtaggcatcgtcgattgcatttagcgtatgcaataagcctttaaacccctaggtgtccctagtggcggagtgttgtctccggagggcttaccagaggtatacccacaaaacctttatactccagaccctagatatctacacagaaccttggaaggcactaaagaatctccttggttggcatacttattgactacaggaggaagtaccctgatgcgaaattctaattgttgtacacgagtttgcactcaagcatactaaaattcatatataagtgacagagctatactcagatagtttcactatgtaCATCAATAcccggagtcgaaactaatcacatggatagatcaagaagatgggtatagagaaaaacataaatggttttgatgtttactaggtgaacggtgtttctcatagctgtctgaaggcctccgccaaaatgaacctatcctaatggactgagataccggtctgactaatatcaacacactggcatatacaagggtaccagtggtcgataatcctaactctaggtcaacacaattggcatatacaagggttccagtggtcgactttattgaattattccagttggtctgatggtctggtctcttttttttttttttttgtatctcagtcactctaattcaccatagcattggtaacaacttgaatcgtgagccccacctaatcacttagagaaacatagtttaaaaaccaaacaaaataaaaacagaagtgaaaaggactcaacgagatatggtgaaactatcatgttatttctaacacctgagctctgtgcttttatgaatagactctttagatgttgccatctagtcagattggttcctcaactcctacaaccaaaatgcttccatccacttagattggttagtttcatccttaatagggataaatttctaggatctggagtttatttattacaacgcaaaggtaacaaaaagttctatcccacccccaaacttaaatctaacattgtccttaatgtttctaatcaaataacattaccaaaaatataagtaacatgaggaaatagtaaagagagaagtcgaaaagatagtacttgggtgaagtgtaaccaaaaacctacaaaaatattatacaacatacaaaatcgcctcgatggtcaattaaGGTAAACagagtcctccagagggacctcctcaacatcacctgtaggaaaaggctctaaaaagggcttcaatcgctgaccgttaaccttccaagaactactaccatctggtgtctcaatctcaacagcgccatgaggaaaaacagtacggaccacaaaaggaccggtccaccgagagcgcaacttcccagggaatagatgcaaacgagtgtcatacagaagaactttttgacctggagaaaatgactatcgtaaaatattcctatcatacacaagtttcattttgttcttatactccttagcactatcgtatgcatctctacgaatcttgtccaactcattgagccggagctttctttgagctcctgccttgtcaagtgaaaagtttaagttcttaatagcccaataggctcgatgctctaactcaacaggaaggtgacatgcctttccaaacactaaacaataaggtgacattccaatgggtgtcttaaacgcagtacgttaagcccataaggcatcagtaagcctcgacgaccagtctttcctgtttggattaactgttttctctagaatacgtttaatttccctattggaaacctctatcttaccactagtctgagggtgatatggggtttctactttatgggtaataccgtattgtttcattaaaagagcaaacggtctattacaaaagtgtgaacctccatcactaattatagctcgcggcgtaccaaaacgtgtaagtatattctctttcaaaaaatggactacgaccctgtggtcattcgttttacacggaaccgcctaaacccacttagacacatagtctacaacgacaagtatgtaaagataaccaaacgaaataggaaatggacccataaaatcaatgccccacacatcaaagacctcaatcactaaaatagggttcaaaggaatcatatttctacgggaaatggttcctaacttctggcaacgctcacaagaaacacaatgactatgggaatctttaaacaacgaaggccagtaaaatccacactgcaaaatcttagcagcagtcttcttagcactaaaatgacccccacaagcatgttcatgataaaaggagataatactagactggtcactctcagatacacatctcctaataatctggtccggacaatacttaaacagataaggaccatcccaaaataaatgcttaacctcggctaaaaacctagaacgatcttgtttaccccaatgttgagggtttcgaccagtaacaagataattcactatatttgcataccaaggtgattgggaaacagagaacaattgttcatcaggaaagctatcccttataggaagggaatcactaggggaactaacaactagcctagacaagtggtctgctactacattttctgcaccctttttgtctctaatgtctggggaaaattcctgtaacaataggatccatctaatcaatctaggtttggtatccttcttagataaaaggtatttcaaagcagcatgatctgtatagattatgatcttagaacctaataggtaggacctaaacttatccaaggcaaacacgatggctaaaagttccttctcggtatttgtgtagttcatttgggcatcattcagagttttgctagcataataaatcacatgaattaatttgttttctcgttgtcctaaaacgacgcctatagcataatcttaAGAATCACACGTAATCTCAAAgagtaggttccagttaggtgcctggactatcggggcagtagtaaGTAAAGTTTTAAGATTCTCAAAAACctataaacaagcatcatcaaagacaaacttaacatcttttgcaagcatattgcaaagaggtctagaaatcaagctaaaatccttaatgaatcgacggtaaaaacctgcatgccctaggaatgacctaatatcttttacggtttttgggacttgtaaagtcttaataaggtcaactttggctttgtctacctctataccctttgaagagatgatgtgccctaacacaattcttgatttaaccatgaaatggcatttttcccaattaagcactaaatttttttccttacacctagtcaacactaatgtcaaatgatgcaagcactcatcgaaagatgaaccaaacactgaaaaatcatccataaagacctctaagaaccgttctaccatatcagaaaatatgctcatcatacaacgctgaaaagttgcaggggcattacatagcccgaaaggcatgcgtctatacgcaaaggtaccaaagggacaggtaaaagtggttttctcttggtcttctggggcaataacgatctgattataaccggaatATCCATCTaggaagcaatagtgactatgtccagctaatcgttctagcatttggtcgaccttgtgaccttgttcaatttcctatagtcaatacacacacgccatcccgtggtcactcgggttgggattaattcattattatcattctggactacagtgatacctgatttcttggggacaacctgaacagggctgacccacttactgtctgaaattgggtaaataatacccgcatctaacaacttaagcacctcttttcgaactacctctttcatgttagggttcagtcgacgttgcatctccctagaaggtttggagtcttcctctaaatgaatctgatgcatacacacagtaggaattatacccttaatgtatgctatagtccaccctaaagcttccttattgtcttgaagtacatttactagcctactttcctgatcactatccaaatcggaagctacaatcacaggtaaagtctcagatgggcctaaaaacacatactttagagtatcgggtagtggtttaaggtccaactttgggggctcttctaaagaaggaatttgGGTAGTCTCataaactggtaacggttcgaatgtagctttccatctatcagtgtctaacacaggggtagaatctaatagagcattcacttgttcagtagtgctatcgtcgtcaaaatctaaaccaaaatgggatagacaactttctaatgggtcttcagacaaaatgtttggtaatgactcctgaactaaggcttctatcatgttcacctcttcaacacatgtgtcatctagctcacgaggttgcttactgacattaaaaatgttcatctccatagtcatattaccaaaagataaactcatcacaccatttcgacagttaatgatcgcattagacgtagctaaaaatgggcgacctaaaatcacaagtatctggttctctgggtcagggacaggttgggtatctaggaccacgaaatccactggataaataaacttgtcgacctcaataagaacatcctcgataacacctcgatggattttaacagacctatcagctaactgcagtgtcatctgagtaggtttcatttcaccaagtcctagatgtaagtatacatggaatggcagtaagttcacactagctcctaagtcaagtaaagctttttatacccagaagttacctattgtgcaagcaatggtaggagaacctgggtctttgtactttggagttgtgtttttctgaatgattgaacttacctgactagttaaaaaggctttcttatggacgctaagttttcgctttcgcgtacacatatccttaaggaacttggcataagcaggaattttcctaattgcatctaataagggaaggtttatggtaactttcttaaaaacctccactatgtcattaaagtctgattccttctttgttggtactaatagctgaggaaatggggctctaggaataAAATCATACTTTTCAgaaaccgaattcacatcatcagaaactttatcagtctcttcagctactggtcctgagaggtgagatcccgaggggtgaactacagtatgttcactatcgggcatggttaccttattgtctacaactctaccacttctaagggttctaacaacattcaattgattcgatggttttgcacctaattcatgaactcctctagggttgggttgtgtttgactaggaaacttacctttttctctcaaagaatcacttatcagaccaacctgggtttttaactcggaaatagcctgactattttcttgtcctatcttgttactagcttgtagactctgatctaaggataactgaaattttgtagtttgctgagttaacaaggcgagagattcctctaaacttaggattttcttatctgactgaatCTGAAACTTAGCtaatcctgaaggattcttagtatagccaaaacctggggagcattagaattactaaactgaccttgactttggcccttagaccacgaaaggttcggatggtttctccaaccaggattataggtttctgaatatgggtcaatcttttgacggttatcaaatctagtgttattataaagagcattggcctgctcttcaatattctggacTTTCCAAAAAAGGCttcactctaccactagtctggcccacttctaaggcttctaacctttttgctgtagcagcaattttggcatctgattcatagcctccttctaccctattaacgttttctCTActaaaaagaattgttttctggggtgccctactattttcccattgttggttttttcggcgatttcattaaaaaatttcatcgccgcatcaacagtttggttttcaaatccaccagtgcatagagactcaaccatggtcgttgtgaaataatctaaaccctcataaaggatctgaactagcctaaccttttctaaaccatgatgaggacactgggataataaatcattgaacctttccaaatacctatataaagattctccctcttgttgtgaaaatgtgcatatttgcgtcctaatagacgatgttttgtgcctagggaaaaacttatcgaaaaaggcagatgtaagttgttcatatgtatcaattgactcggagtccaaactatacagccacgacttggccttatctttcagggaaaatgggaataacctaagtttcaaagcatcatcatctaagcctctaattcttagagtactacaaatttcctcaaaatccctaacatggtaataagggttttcattttctttccctaaaaagattgggagcatctgtaaggtcccaggtttcagttcatagggtgcctccgtttcagctaacttaatacacgaaggacgagtagtcctagttggattcaacaaagctttcaaagttgccatttctggcgctatcggagcaacaaggattctctcctcagtcaaaggacgttcaaaaacagactcttcaaaagtcggactttctagattaaggtaatcgaaacgcttcgaactactaggtttctctttaacaaatatacctagtgcgtctcttttacgttcaggcatacaatagaattttataaattggaagggtaaggaaacacagatcaaggccgactcaaccaaatcaaacctattgatttctagcaaacaaaaagcatgatggctccacttagattgtttctagaccagcatctaatccttcgaacgggaattcgttacaatttaagtaaacccctctggaatcaatccgagttaactttgcatagaggcgagggaagctcggtggagctttgatacccaaggcctcaccagtattacaaggcggcgcagtcacgcattcaacttacagaaaccgtcaataacttcgaagtatgcttaaaagagtaaccaatatttttcgaatgactttcctgttaagctcgttaccctatcggtctcgttctagtcaaaattttaggcttaggttcgcgtaggttacgtgttcctaaagcgggcaagaagagaacgg
Coding sequences within:
- the LOC113346351 gene encoding uncharacterized protein LOC113346351, which translates into the protein MFFFFVGGLEQQVRQVLKTGAGKCIMCGSRADLVDYEKVLKLFFVPVWRKPGKEPLMHCTNCSLFFPPLQESPSPSLPDVLRCHSCARVVDPQFNFCPFCGSSL